In one window of Candidatus Margulisiibacteriota bacterium DNA:
- a CDS encoding sigma-54-dependent Fis family transcriptional regulator, with amino-acid sequence MLSNSKIKVLFIDDEEDLLRTVSIVLKKYFDISTSNSGISALSLLENGNFDIIICDISMPEISGMEVLKRVKKSDPSIEVIMLTALNDTQIAIQAAKEGAYDFLVKPFDPDAMRITIERAYEKKILIAENELLKSKLSHIRESTFSNIIGESTPIKNIFDLIKKVSKNDSSVLVLGETGTGKELIAKAIHSLSPRKNNPFITVNCGAIPKELFESEFFGYEKGAFTGALTTRIGKFEAAHGGTLFLDEIATLPLDMQVKLLRVLQEKEIYRVGSTKSLATNVRIISASNEELSRKIEKNEFREDLYHRIAVVPLTIPPLRKRQDDIRLLAYYFLDKFNTKYNKNFSVIEDDALSVMNSYLWPGNVRELEHLMERIVSLEEDRIVKSSVLPLEMFVKRVIQEEDSTFKKLVSDFERHLIAGALKKCDNNQTKTALMLGLSRTTLISKIDLLGIK; translated from the coding sequence ATGCTAAGCAATTCGAAAATCAAGGTATTATTTATTGACGATGAAGAAGATCTGCTAAGGACAGTTTCAATCGTCTTAAAAAAATATTTTGATATCTCCACAAGCAATTCCGGAATCTCAGCATTATCGCTGCTGGAAAATGGTAATTTTGATATAATTATTTGTGATATTTCCATGCCCGAAATTAGCGGTATGGAAGTTTTGAAGCGAGTAAAGAAATCTGATCCTTCTATAGAAGTAATCATGCTTACTGCGCTTAATGATACACAAATTGCTATCCAGGCAGCCAAAGAAGGTGCCTATGATTTCCTCGTTAAACCTTTTGATCCTGATGCCATGCGGATAACTATTGAACGTGCATACGAAAAAAAAATCCTTATTGCAGAAAATGAACTCTTAAAATCAAAGCTATCTCATATCAGAGAATCAACCTTCAGCAATATTATTGGTGAATCAACTCCAATAAAGAATATTTTTGATTTAATAAAAAAAGTCAGCAAAAATGATTCTTCAGTATTGGTATTAGGTGAGACTGGAACAGGAAAAGAACTTATTGCAAAAGCAATTCACAGTCTTTCTCCAAGAAAAAACAATCCCTTTATTACCGTTAATTGTGGCGCTATCCCTAAAGAATTATTCGAGAGCGAGTTTTTTGGTTACGAAAAGGGAGCTTTCACAGGAGCGCTAACAACAAGGATTGGAAAGTTTGAAGCAGCACACGGAGGTACCTTATTTCTGGATGAGATAGCAACATTGCCGCTCGATATGCAAGTAAAACTTCTGCGAGTCCTTCAGGAGAAAGAGATATACCGCGTTGGCTCAACTAAATCCCTCGCTACAAATGTGAGGATTATATCAGCTAGTAATGAAGAGTTAAGCCGGAAAATAGAGAAAAACGAGTTTCGGGAAGATCTTTATCATAGAATAGCAGTGGTTCCGTTAACAATTCCGCCTTTGCGTAAAAGGCAAGACGATATCCGGTTATTAGCATATTATTTTCTTGATAAGTTTAACACTAAATATAACAAAAACTTCTCGGTAATAGAGGATGATGCTTTGTCCGTAATGAACTCATATCTTTGGCCAGGTAACGTGAGAGAGTTGGAGCACTTGATGGAGCGGATTGTATCTCTGGAAGAAGACCGGATTGTTAAGTCGTCAGTCCTCCCTTTAGAAATGTTTGTTAAACGGGTCATACAAGAAGAGGATTCTACCTTTAAAAAACTGGTTTCGGATTTTGAAAGGCATCTCATTGCAGGTGCTTTAAAGAAATGTGATAATAACCAAACTAAAACTGCTCTGATGCTTGGCCTTTCACGTACAACTTTGATCTCAAAAATTGATTTATTAGGTATTAAGTAA
- a CDS encoding Fe-S-containing hydro-lyase, translating to MSKISAPLTKDILNKLRAGEKVFLSGTIFTARDAAHKKLIELIESNKSLPFELKGQIIYYVGPTPKKPGQTIGSAGPTTSCRMDAYTPALLDRGLAGMIGKGNRNHETIESIKKNKAVYFTCIGGTAALISSYIKESTIIAFHDLGPEAIHKLVVEDLPLFVTIDSLGNNLYQH from the coding sequence ATGTCTAAGATAAGCGCTCCACTCACGAAAGATATCCTCAACAAACTACGTGCCGGCGAAAAAGTATTCCTATCAGGCACCATTTTCACCGCACGTGATGCTGCCCACAAAAAACTCATTGAACTCATAGAAAGTAACAAGAGCCTTCCGTTTGAGCTCAAAGGGCAAATAATTTATTATGTCGGGCCAACCCCAAAGAAACCTGGACAAACCATAGGGTCAGCGGGCCCAACAACCAGCTGCCGGATGGATGCTTATACCCCTGCCCTCCTCGACCGCGGCCTTGCAGGAATGATAGGCAAAGGAAATAGAAATCATGAAACGATAGAATCAATCAAAAAAAACAAAGCAGTATATTTCACATGTATTGGAGGAACTGCAGCACTGATTTCCTCATATATTAAAGAATCCACTATTATTGCATTTCACGATCTAGGGCCAGAAGCAATACACAAATTAGTCGTTGAAGATCTCCCTTTATTTGTAACTATTGACTCTCTAGGAAATAATCTCTACCAACATTAA
- a CDS encoding 5-formyltetrahydrofolate cyclo-ligase yields MKQAIRQSILEKRKNLYPEEVTILSTQIQNNLLKIEAINTSKTIFTYISCKNEVDTIALIKSWIPEKIIYVPYIIDANHSQMVPSKISSLKDIVTHTYGIPATQNLNADSINDIQITIVPGIAFDKQGHRVGFGKGFYDRILHNYHGIKIGLAYSFQIVDQLKSGSHDIPMDFIVTEKEIIHV; encoded by the coding sequence ATGAAACAAGCTATCAGACAAAGCATATTAGAAAAAAGAAAAAACCTTTATCCTGAGGAAGTAACCATATTAAGTACACAGATCCAGAATAATTTACTCAAAATTGAAGCAATTAATACATCAAAAACAATTTTTACTTATATATCCTGCAAAAATGAAGTAGATACCATAGCCTTGATTAAATCATGGATACCAGAGAAAATCATATATGTTCCGTATATTATTGATGCTAATCACTCTCAAATGGTACCATCCAAAATATCGTCACTAAAAGACATTGTAACGCATACTTACGGAATTCCAGCCACTCAGAACCTCAACGCAGATAGCATCAACGATATTCAAATAACTATCGTTCCAGGGATCGCGTTCGATAAACAGGGCCATAGAGTAGGATTTGGGAAAGGCTTCTACGATAGGATACTTCATAACTATCATGGGATAAAAATTGGATTGGCTTATTCATTCCAAATTGTCGACCAACTCAAGTCTGGCTCACACGATATCCCTATGGACTTTATTGTAACAGAAAAGGAGATAATACATGTCTAA
- a CDS encoding fumarate hydratase, with the protein MKIINCNQIIKAIRDLCINACLYLPTDVQKALELSKTTESSCLGQEILDLIIQNTRIAATNQIPLCQDTGFAVFFIELGQEVHISGGDLYSAINTGVSKGYQEGYLRKSIVKDPLRRKNTENNTPAIIHTSIVPGDSLKISFCPKGGGAENMSKLAMLKPSDGWEGIKRFVIATVTEAEANPCPPIIVGIGIGGTFEYCALLAKKALLRQIDDINDDDFYAKKEIELLQEINKLNIGPAGFGGTTTALSVKINSYPCHIASLPVAINIQCHSSRHKEIIL; encoded by the coding sequence ATGAAAATAATAAATTGTAATCAAATAATAAAAGCAATAAGAGATCTCTGTATTAATGCCTGTTTATATTTACCAACGGATGTACAGAAAGCTCTTGAACTGAGCAAAACTACTGAAAGCTCTTGTTTAGGCCAAGAGATACTTGATCTTATTATCCAGAATACAAGGATAGCAGCAACGAATCAGATTCCCTTATGCCAAGACACTGGATTTGCTGTTTTCTTTATTGAACTGGGACAGGAAGTCCACATTAGCGGCGGGGATCTCTACTCTGCGATTAATACCGGAGTAAGCAAAGGATATCAAGAAGGCTACTTAAGAAAATCGATTGTCAAAGATCCTCTTCGACGGAAAAATACTGAGAATAATACGCCAGCAATCATACATACTTCAATCGTTCCCGGAGATTCGCTAAAAATATCGTTCTGTCCCAAAGGCGGCGGAGCAGAAAATATGAGCAAGTTAGCAATGCTAAAACCCTCCGATGGCTGGGAAGGAATCAAAAGATTCGTAATAGCTACGGTCACTGAAGCTGAAGCGAATCCATGCCCTCCAATTATCGTTGGAATTGGTATTGGCGGCACATTTGAATACTGCGCATTATTAGCAAAAAAAGCCCTTCTACGACAAATCGATGACATAAATGATGATGATTTCTATGCTAAAAAAGAGATAGAGCTCCTACAAGAAATCAACAAACTCAACATTGGTCCAGCCGGTTTTGGAGGCACGACAACTGCACTTAGCGTCAAAATTAATTCTTATCCTTGCCACATAGCATCCTTACCGGTCGCTATAAATATTCAGTGCCATAGCTCAAGGCATAAAGAAATAATTCTATAA
- a CDS encoding NADP-dependent isocitrate dehydrogenase (Converts isocitrate to alpha ketoglutarate), giving the protein MSMFNYSYEKITLPEEGSKVNTKNGILSIPDNPIIPYIAGDGIGPDITKAMIAVVDAAVAKTYNGEKKIIWLEIFAGEKANKLYDGNYLPKDTLNALEEFAISIKGPLATPVGGGMRSLNVAIRQKLNLYACVRPVRYFTGVPAPVKHPEKMDVVIFRENTEDVYSGLEWEKDSKEAKKIIRFLDKEFGININADSGIGIKNISKTATEQLVRKAIKFAIEHNRKTVTIVHKGNIMKFTEGAFKEWGYELAKKEFADATITEAEVTSIYNGIAPEGKVIINDRIADNMFQQILIRTDEYDVLAMPNLNGDYLSDACAAQVGGLGMAPGANIGDYTAVFEATHGTAPKYAGLDKANPGSLILSAVMMLEYMAWDLAAQAINKAIEKTIQAKTVTYDLARQTEGAKELKTSEYAQAIIKNL; this is encoded by the coding sequence ATGTCAATGTTCAACTATTCATATGAAAAGATCACGCTTCCGGAGGAAGGCTCAAAAGTAAATACAAAGAATGGAATTCTATCCATACCAGACAATCCGATTATTCCTTATATCGCAGGAGATGGTATTGGCCCTGATATAACTAAGGCAATGATTGCAGTAGTCGATGCGGCCGTAGCAAAAACTTATAACGGAGAAAAAAAGATTATTTGGCTCGAAATCTTTGCAGGCGAAAAAGCAAACAAGCTGTATGACGGCAACTACCTTCCAAAAGATACACTAAATGCGCTTGAAGAATTCGCAATATCGATTAAAGGACCTCTTGCAACTCCAGTCGGAGGTGGAATGCGAAGCCTTAACGTAGCCATTCGGCAGAAACTTAACCTCTATGCCTGTGTTCGCCCGGTCCGTTACTTCACGGGGGTTCCGGCACCTGTCAAGCACCCTGAAAAAATGGACGTTGTCATTTTCAGAGAAAATACCGAGGATGTCTATTCAGGGCTAGAATGGGAAAAAGACTCAAAAGAAGCAAAAAAAATAATCAGATTCCTCGATAAAGAATTTGGTATTAATATTAACGCAGACTCCGGAATAGGAATAAAAAACATTTCGAAAACTGCTACGGAACAATTAGTAAGGAAGGCAATCAAGTTTGCAATCGAACATAACCGAAAAACGGTTACGATCGTACATAAAGGGAATATCATGAAATTCACTGAAGGCGCATTTAAAGAATGGGGGTACGAACTCGCAAAAAAAGAATTTGCGGACGCCACTATTACCGAAGCAGAAGTAACCAGCATCTATAATGGTATCGCACCTGAAGGCAAAGTAATTATTAACGATAGAATTGCTGATAACATGTTCCAGCAAATTCTTATAAGGACCGATGAATATGACGTATTAGCCATGCCTAACCTTAACGGAGATTATTTAAGTGACGCGTGTGCTGCGCAAGTTGGCGGACTGGGAATGGCACCAGGCGCAAATATTGGAGATTACACCGCCGTTTTCGAGGCTACACACGGTACTGCACCGAAATATGCAGGGCTTGATAAAGCTAACCCAGGATCTTTGATACTTTCAGCAGTTATGATGTTAGAATATATGGCTTGGGATCTTGCGGCACAAGCTATAAACAAAGCAATCGAGAAAACTATACAAGCAAAAACAGTAACCTATGATCTTGCACGACAAACAGAAGGTGCAAAAGAATTAAAAACATCGGAGTATGCACAAGCAATTATTAAAAACCTTTAA
- a CDS encoding 3-isopropylmalate dehydratase, with protein sequence MSLTGKSWKFGDNISTDHIAPGRLFHLRSNLPELAKHVLEDADPNFASSMSPGDIVVGGSNFGLGSSREHAPTIIKLSGVSAVLAKSFARIFFRNAINVGLPALICDTDLINQGDTLEIDLSLGIIKNITTGIDITFVPLPDVMITILNDGGLASHIAKHGDFKLSI encoded by the coding sequence ATGTCTTTAACAGGTAAATCGTGGAAATTTGGAGATAATATTAGTACGGACCACATAGCCCCCGGGCGATTGTTTCATCTTCGATCTAATTTGCCGGAATTAGCAAAACACGTATTAGAAGATGCAGATCCTAACTTTGCATCGAGCATGTCCCCGGGCGATATCGTAGTCGGAGGAAGCAACTTTGGTCTTGGTTCCAGCCGGGAACATGCACCAACAATCATTAAACTGTCAGGGGTATCAGCAGTACTGGCAAAATCATTTGCAAGGATTTTTTTCCGAAATGCGATAAATGTCGGACTTCCAGCTTTAATATGTGATACCGATTTGATTAATCAGGGGGACACTTTGGAAATTGACCTTTCACTAGGCATCATTAAGAACATAACAACTGGTATCGATATTACTTTCGTTCCCTTACCTGACGTTATGATAACAATCCTCAATGATGGCGGACTTGCTTCCCACATTGCTAAACATGGAGACTTTAAGCTTTCAATATAA
- a CDS encoding 3-isopropylmalate dehydratase large subunit (catalyzes the isomerization between 2-isopropylmalate and 3-isopropylmalate in leucine biosynthesis) — translation MGKTLVEKIISAHADKDVSAGEIVIAKVDICITQDGTGPLAIKQLQKIGLEKASNPERTILFIDHSAPSSRKELSNDHMALREFAKKTGAILSDVGEGVCHQITAEKYINPGDIIIGADSHTCTGGALGAFATGMGSTDVAIGIALGRTWLRVPETFKIAVTGDFPKGVYAKDLMLHLIGLIGADGATYKSLEFCGPTIDKMPMHDRLTLANMAVEAGAKCGLFSSDEITKDYLEKMGRGDKWVSLEPDNNADYDRVIEIDVTKLEPMISHPHTVDNTKTIKESLGIKVHQVFIGTCTNGRLEDLRIAAQILKNKQRHPATRLIVTPASKQVFLDAVREGLIETFIEAGAAINTPGCGACVGVHQGILGDGENCLATQNRNFEGRMGNVKGNIFLSSPATAAAAAIKGEISDPRDLM, via the coding sequence ATGGGGAAAACGTTAGTAGAAAAAATAATTAGCGCACATGCAGACAAAGACGTTTCTGCAGGTGAAATCGTTATTGCAAAGGTTGACATCTGTATCACTCAAGACGGAACAGGCCCTTTAGCAATTAAACAACTGCAAAAAATCGGGCTGGAAAAAGCTTCAAATCCCGAGAGAACAATCCTATTTATCGATCATTCAGCGCCCAGTTCACGAAAAGAACTCTCGAACGATCATATGGCCTTACGTGAATTCGCAAAAAAAACAGGAGCAATACTGAGCGATGTTGGCGAAGGTGTATGCCATCAGATCACAGCAGAAAAATACATTAATCCCGGGGATATAATAATAGGAGCCGATTCTCATACGTGCACCGGTGGAGCCTTAGGCGCTTTTGCTACCGGAATGGGATCAACCGATGTAGCAATCGGGATAGCACTTGGCCGAACATGGCTTAGAGTCCCTGAAACATTTAAAATTGCCGTTACAGGAGATTTCCCCAAAGGAGTATACGCCAAAGATTTGATGTTACATCTCATCGGGTTGATAGGCGCTGACGGTGCAACATATAAATCTCTCGAATTTTGCGGCCCAACAATAGATAAAATGCCGATGCATGACAGACTTACACTTGCGAATATGGCTGTTGAAGCCGGCGCTAAATGCGGTTTATTCAGTTCTGACGAGATAACTAAAGATTATTTAGAAAAAATGGGCAGAGGCGATAAATGGGTTTCCCTGGAACCAGACAATAATGCAGACTACGATAGGGTTATCGAAATTGATGTGACAAAACTGGAGCCAATGATTTCGCACCCTCACACTGTCGATAACACAAAAACAATCAAGGAAAGCCTTGGGATCAAGGTCCATCAAGTATTTATTGGGACCTGCACTAATGGACGGCTCGAAGACCTGAGAATTGCGGCCCAGATACTTAAAAACAAACAAAGGCACCCAGCAACCAGACTCATTGTAACACCTGCTTCAAAGCAAGTTTTTCTTGACGCCGTACGCGAAGGCCTCATTGAAACATTTATTGAGGCTGGAGCAGCGATCAACACTCCGGGTTGTGGCGCTTGCGTTGGTGTCCATCAAGGAATATTAGGTGACGGAGAAAACTGTCTCGCGACACAGAACAGGAACTTCGAAGGAAGAATGGGAAATGTAAAAGGGAATATCTTTCTCTCTTCTCCTGCTACAGCAGCAGCAGCAGCAATTAAAGGTGAAATTTCTGATCCTAGAGATCTTATGTAA
- a CDS encoding histone-lysine N-methyltransferase encodes MKFDLQDVKEPQLYRDTFPFDEVCKIDFDSSIILPSPPKDVWITDTTFRDGQQSRPPYTVEQIVQLYKYLHRLSGPHGLIRMTEFFLYSKKDREAVEKCMELDYKYPIISSWIRAVKSDFKLVKEMGIKETGILTSVSDYHIFLKLGKTRKEAMDSYLDIVRTSLEEGIIPRCHLEDITRADIYGFVIPFVQKLMELQEESGIPIKIRACDTMGYGVPYPNAALPRSVAKIIHSLVHDGGVPSEHLEWHGHNDFHKVHANSVTAWLYGCAAVNASLLGIGERTGNSPLEAAIIEYISLYGNDKEIDTTVITEIGEYFEKELEYTIPYNYPFLGRDFNTTRAGIHADGVIKNREIYSIFDTDKLLNRTLDVSVSDKSGVAGVAHWINVYVVKDKKVESINKRHPGVKKIYDWILEEYDNGRTTDVSNEELLEQVKIHIPGLVESDFDRLIDEVKETAFEILEEISNRDELKTMKASIIEKILLNYANKYHFIQFIYVVNTDGQKITKNISQLEDKGKYDQSIDMNTNFSDRTWFLTPLQDGQHHATKFYTSRITGAWCITVSAPIVDLQDNICGIIGMDIRFEEIAKLD; translated from the coding sequence ATTAAATTTGACCTTCAAGACGTCAAAGAACCTCAATTGTATAGAGATACTTTTCCCTTTGATGAGGTATGTAAAATCGACTTTGACAGTTCGATAATACTCCCATCGCCGCCAAAAGATGTCTGGATAACAGACACGACCTTCCGTGATGGACAGCAAAGCCGTCCACCCTATACCGTTGAGCAAATAGTACAGCTCTATAAATATCTGCATAGACTTAGCGGGCCTCATGGACTCATTAGAATGACCGAATTCTTCCTTTATAGCAAAAAAGATCGCGAAGCTGTAGAAAAATGTATGGAACTTGATTATAAATATCCAATTATCTCGAGTTGGATCAGAGCAGTTAAAAGTGACTTTAAACTTGTCAAAGAAATGGGAATAAAGGAAACAGGGATACTCACTTCAGTCTCTGACTATCATATTTTTCTGAAACTCGGCAAAACAAGAAAAGAAGCGATGGACTCTTATTTAGACATCGTGAGAACGTCTTTAGAAGAAGGAATTATACCTCGCTGCCACCTGGAAGACATTACCAGGGCAGATATCTATGGATTCGTAATCCCCTTTGTGCAGAAGTTAATGGAGCTGCAGGAAGAATCCGGCATTCCTATAAAAATAAGGGCCTGCGATACAATGGGTTACGGGGTACCATATCCTAATGCTGCGCTCCCACGAAGTGTTGCCAAGATAATTCATAGCCTTGTCCATGACGGGGGGGTTCCATCCGAACATCTTGAATGGCACGGACACAATGATTTTCACAAAGTTCATGCTAATTCTGTAACAGCGTGGCTCTACGGATGCGCCGCTGTTAACGCTTCATTGCTTGGAATTGGAGAAAGAACCGGCAATTCTCCCCTTGAAGCAGCAATTATCGAATATATAAGCCTTTATGGAAATGACAAAGAAATTGATACAACCGTTATCACCGAAATCGGTGAATATTTCGAAAAAGAACTTGAGTACACTATCCCTTATAACTACCCATTCCTAGGCCGTGACTTCAACACCACAAGAGCAGGAATTCATGCAGATGGCGTTATTAAAAACAGAGAAATATACAGTATTTTTGACACTGACAAATTGCTTAACAGGACTCTTGATGTTTCTGTATCAGACAAGTCAGGTGTTGCTGGTGTTGCGCATTGGATTAACGTTTACGTGGTTAAAGATAAAAAAGTCGAATCGATTAATAAGCGACACCCGGGAGTTAAGAAAATATATGACTGGATTCTGGAAGAATATGATAATGGAAGGACCACTGACGTTTCGAATGAAGAGTTGCTTGAACAGGTCAAAATACATATTCCTGGGCTAGTAGAATCCGACTTCGATCGATTAATTGACGAAGTAAAAGAAACTGCATTCGAAATACTTGAAGAAATCAGCAATAGAGACGAACTAAAAACCATGAAGGCATCAATTATAGAAAAAATACTTCTTAATTATGCCAACAAGTACCATTTTATCCAGTTTATTTACGTCGTCAATACTGATGGACAGAAAATAACCAAAAACATATCTCAGTTAGAAGACAAAGGAAAATACGATCAATCCATCGACATGAATACTAATTTTTCAGACAGAACATGGTTCCTGACTCCGCTACAGGACGGTCAGCATCATGCGACAAAATTCTATACTTCAAGAATAACTGGCGCCTGGTGTATAACAGTGTCCGCGCCGATTGTCGATTTACAAGACAATATCTGCGGTATTATTGGAATGGATATTCGCTTTGAAGAAATTGCAAAATTAGATTAA
- a CDS encoding glycoside hydrolase yields MNIGKKRKNKPMICLTIHGHFYQPPRENPWSEQIEIQDSASPFHDWNQKINDQCYRPNSVSRVLNNAGRIIQIMNNYEHINFDIGPTLIQWIEAKDPHTYYRILAADKKSIKDNNGHGNGIAQVYNHIIMPLANKKDKITQIKWGMADFTHRFKRIPEGIWLAETAINKETAECLIAEGIKFTVLSPTQALKVRSFGKTEWADVSNSSIDPKKPYRIYLKDKNDKNISGKYLDVFFYDGPISQAVAFEHILKSASAFSNRLHTAIDHNRKPPQLINIGTDGESYGHHEAFGDMCLAYMFFKEIKNTEFTVTNYGNYLAMYPPTDEVVLKNWGGEGTAWSCAHGVGRWYRDCGCSTGAQEGWNQQWRAPLRQSLDLLRDHMIMIFEKESKGLVTNPWDTRDDYINVILNRSTSSIDSFLNRSKLKDLTEKEESKILKLLEGQRNALLMYTSCAWFFADISGIETVQVIKYAARAIQIYQEFTDIDLEKLFLSKLKEAESNLGNGNNGENIYVNWIKPHIISPQMIVNQFGINYLILQKFPKDEICLHSIKVLDKSFHPDEEIIEAENYNLIFLYIETTDKLTRETAKYFSYTVQLDFNNFRSYIKKISNHEDFNKCKTNALKIINQKGNATPYEIEQMCEDRYYTLKDIYMEESQELIQSILEQRTDAINESFINIYHHNIDLIGSAVSLGINLPVQLKFTAELSIEMMLLSELEKNRENFNFSAYEDAFELWRLAKRYKLTINNSKICRMLVKSLTNLMISLQKKYSFETTKDIRMLFKIAKEFDINLESMTAQNIMFELLLNVEKKTSKVINPEKNTREIEEINDMLSIAELLNFEVENYKKQISPFLEHLFNSPEYWP; encoded by the coding sequence ATGAATATAGGAAAAAAAAGAAAAAACAAACCGATGATATGTCTTACAATTCATGGACATTTTTATCAACCTCCAAGAGAAAATCCCTGGAGTGAGCAAATAGAAATACAGGATAGCGCAAGCCCTTTTCATGATTGGAATCAAAAAATCAATGATCAGTGCTATCGCCCTAACTCTGTGTCCCGCGTTCTTAATAACGCAGGGAGAATAATTCAAATAATGAATAATTATGAGCATATTAACTTTGATATAGGTCCCACGCTTATACAATGGATAGAAGCAAAAGATCCTCACACGTATTATAGGATCTTAGCAGCAGACAAAAAAAGCATCAAAGATAATAACGGTCATGGGAATGGTATCGCCCAAGTATATAATCATATTATTATGCCGCTGGCTAATAAAAAAGATAAAATCACCCAGATAAAATGGGGAATGGCTGATTTCACACATCGGTTCAAAAGGATACCGGAAGGAATATGGCTGGCAGAGACGGCAATAAACAAAGAAACTGCTGAGTGCTTAATTGCTGAAGGGATTAAGTTCACAGTTCTCTCGCCGACACAAGCGCTTAAGGTACGATCATTCGGCAAAACAGAGTGGGCCGATGTATCAAACAGTTCGATAGATCCCAAGAAACCTTACCGCATTTATCTTAAGGATAAAAATGATAAAAACATTTCCGGCAAATATCTCGATGTATTCTTTTATGATGGCCCAATATCCCAAGCAGTCGCATTTGAGCATATATTAAAAAGCGCTTCAGCGTTTTCGAACAGGCTTCACACTGCTATCGATCACAACCGCAAACCGCCACAGTTAATTAATATAGGTACTGATGGAGAATCATACGGGCATCATGAAGCCTTTGGAGACATGTGCCTTGCATACATGTTCTTCAAAGAAATCAAAAACACAGAATTCACTGTAACCAATTATGGAAACTACCTTGCTATGTACCCACCGACAGACGAAGTAGTCCTCAAAAATTGGGGAGGCGAAGGTACTGCCTGGAGCTGTGCACACGGCGTCGGCAGATGGTATCGTGATTGCGGCTGCAGCACTGGAGCTCAAGAAGGCTGGAACCAGCAATGGAGAGCTCCGCTTCGCCAGTCGCTAGACTTACTCCGGGATCATATGATTATGATATTTGAAAAAGAAAGTAAAGGGCTAGTAACCAACCCATGGGATACCAGAGATGACTATATTAACGTTATCCTGAATAGAAGCACTTCATCAATAGATAGTTTTCTCAATCGCAGCAAGCTAAAAGACCTAACAGAAAAAGAAGAAAGCAAAATCCTTAAACTGCTCGAAGGGCAAAGAAATGCACTACTCATGTATACAAGCTGCGCATGGTTTTTTGCCGATATCTCCGGCATCGAGACAGTACAGGTAATCAAGTATGCAGCAAGAGCAATACAAATCTATCAAGAATTTACAGATATTGATCTTGAAAAATTATTTCTTTCAAAACTAAAAGAAGCAGAATCGAACCTGGGAAATGGCAATAATGGTGAAAACATATATGTTAATTGGATAAAACCTCACATTATATCGCCTCAAATGATAGTAAATCAGTTCGGGATTAACTACCTCATCTTACAGAAATTCCCCAAAGATGAAATATGCCTGCATTCAATCAAAGTTCTGGATAAAAGCTTTCACCCAGACGAAGAGATAATTGAAGCAGAAAATTACAATCTTATTTTTCTTTATATTGAAACAACCGACAAGTTAACCCGGGAAACAGCGAAATATTTTTCTTATACCGTACAGCTTGATTTCAATAACTTTCGAAGCTACATAAAGAAAATAAGCAACCACGAAGATTTTAATAAATGCAAGACCAATGCCTTAAAAATTATCAATCAAAAAGGAAACGCCACTCCTTATGAAATAGAACAGATGTGCGAAGACAGGTATTACACACTAAAAGACATTTACATGGAAGAGAGCCAGGAACTCATACAAAGTATTCTGGAACAGAGGACCGATGCAATCAATGAATCCTTCATTAACATTTACCATCACAATATTGATCTTATTGGATCGGCGGTCTCTCTTGGAATTAATCTTCCTGTCCAGCTAAAATTCACTGCTGAGCTTTCAATTGAGATGATGCTCCTGTCCGAACTTGAGAAAAACCGGGAGAACTTCAATTTTTCCGCATATGAAGATGCCTTTGAACTATGGAGATTAGCCAAACGTTATAAACTAACGATAAATAATTCCAAAATATGCCGGATGCTTGTAAAATCGCTAACTAATTTAATGATTTCACTGCAGAAAAAATATTCATTCGAAACAACAAAAGACATCAGGATGTTGTTTAAAATAGCAAAAGAGTTTGATATCAACCTAGAATCTATGACTGCGCAGAATATAATGTTCGAGTTATTGCTTAATGTTGAGAAAAAAACAAGCAAAGTAATAAACCCGGAAAAGAACACACGTGAGATTGAAGAAATAAATGATATGCTCTCTATTGCGGAATTGCTAAACTTCGAGGTAGAAAACTACAAAAAACAAATTAGTCCATTCCTTGAGCATTTATTCAACAGTCCGGAATATTGGCCGTAG